Below is a genomic region from Argiope bruennichi chromosome 3, qqArgBrue1.1, whole genome shotgun sequence.
GATAACAATTTACAAGTAATTTAAAGAATCTCTAAAAGGTTTACAGTTATATCGatatatatattgcagatatACTAGCTTGTTCCAAGCACCGTTTGCTGTCTTCTTtagatttttcttctttacttgtaccatatattacaaaataatatttctgacaCTTTTAGAATGAAAGTAAAGCGATTTCTTCCTCTTTAATTGTAAAGATTAGATCATCAAagacttttgataaaataaaagaattaatctgACTAATCAGTTTTAAACAAGAAATAGTATTCGAACATTTTAGCATTGTTCAATtctgaactaagaaataaaataaattgtttctagACACTACTTTTTATGTGTTTCAATTACTATTTCATAATATCGGgacaagaaaattattatattttgaaagttgggaaaaaaatgtgtgtactttttttatttttaaagtatctcaaaattctttaaaaatactatgaAGTTGAAAAAGGatgaatttggaaataaatttattactgtttCCTCAGATTTTcccagattcaataaaaatttaactccatattttagattttgaatttatttagaaatgtttcttattattcaattagataactaaaaatttaaggGAACGTTTGGCAGTGTGTGGTGAAAAATTTGATTGGTGGCCCTAGATGAAAATCAAATAGTATTGCTTCAtattgaaataaggaaataaaaagtattttaataaatgcgaagaaattattatgaataagaacgaattaatagttttaatagaatcaataatagtagaaataataatacatttatgattattaatggtatatttgtaaataaataataaaatatgtattatagtaTATTTGTaacatcgaaattttttttaataccaataaAATGTCATGGAATATTTCTTTCCATTCTCAGAGCAGGGATATATTCTCCATGCTTTAATAAGTATCCATgcaggaaaaaatttataaaactattttagacTTCGGCCTAAATTTGTgctatatgatttaaaatatctttaaactgtcattttatttgaaacagaaattcgtTCTTATTGTTtcgattaattttgaaatttgtttttgaagtCCTGACCGATGTCATAATCTTGGATTTTTgtcagatgaaaaaaaatgagaaatgcgaCGGCATTGTATTAAGTAGTCAAAAtgattatatgataaatatttcccTTATATAAAAGAGTATCTAGTTATGagcataaattcattttattcaaattccgAGGAAAATGTTGGATAAAAAGTGTGTTTAACAATGAAAAGAGTTGACaacatgtttcatttttaagaaatctatttttaagcATTACATAAAAGGAAATATCCTcactttaaatataagaaaatatgtgttagaacaaaaaataattcaaataagacAATAAGGTTCAAATCTTCTGATCATGAACTCGATGAAATCTGCAATATATTATGACaacaaacattttgttttaaaagaaagttaagaACATGTTCCTTTTGCagtaatttgaagataaaatgcaTCTTCAAACAAATCATTCTTGGTCatacttattctttttttaaattagcaataaacccaatgaaattgtattttataatatgattgcTAAGGGGAGTAAAATTTTGTGTAAGACGTTGAGAAATCGTTCGAATTAGCTACGAGAGaggcaaaaataattaatatatgtattatacataaaaatattatttatttttggcttgataaaaaaaataattaataaaaaaaattataaaagcaaagaatTAATGGAGGATATAACAATGAGTATTAGTTTCAAAAACATATGCTTTGAATAGCTCCTGAAATACCCTCTTGatgttttgtgtgaaattatgacaaaattgtattatagtttaaatttttgtcttaaatatatacaaatatgatgcatttcatttttgaatattgttCTCATTCTTTTTTCCAGTGAAATGGcatctataaataaaagaattgcgaTAATTGGAGGAGGGATTGCAGGGATAGCTTCCCTTGTTGCTTTGAAAGAAGAGGGGTGTTTTGACATGATTTGTTTCGAAAAGACAGATAAATACGGAGGAACATGGAACTACAGAGAAGAGCCGATTGTTAGCGTTGGATCAATTATGCCAACAACACATTTTGTTGTCAGCAAAGAGCTCAGTGCCATCAGTAACTTCCCACCTCCAAAagagtataataattttatgaaacacGATCAGATATTTGAATATGTGGAAGAGTACGCGAAGCGTCATGATGTACTGAAGCACATTCAATGTAATTCGGAAGTTACAGAAGTAAAAAGGCACGATGACTTTGAGGAGACGGGAAGGTGGACTGTTACAGTGAAGAACATATTATCGGAAGAAATAACCACTGGAGTTTATGATGGGGTCATGATCTGCATTGGCCACATAAACAGACCAATCATACCTTCATATCCTGGCCAAGATTTGTTTAAAGGAAACTTATTCCACAGTCACAGCTTGAAGGGAGTAGAGCCGTATCGAGACAAAACCGTTGTTGTAGTGGGCATGGGCTGCTCTGGACTAGACGCTGCCATAGAGACAAGCAATGTTGCGAAGCAGGTATGTACCAGCTGATTATATCATACCTTTTAATAGcttattgcattataaatttcaaagagaTTATTCCAatctcttaatatattttaattgaaagtttatttgtatttttaaatgttatacatgaattacttttatttttaatgaagaatatttggaaaatgtaaTCAAAAGTTAGCAACCAATTGCATagtagatttaatattttattaatttattcctttcttCTCAATTTTGCCAGTTTGAAAGGAATCTCCAACAAAATAAAACTCGATTCCATTTTCCAAGCGGGCCACGTTGGCccggtggtaagatctcggcttccgAACAAGAGGGTTTCCTATTCGGGACCCGATTTCACGGAGCAATCGTCTTGCAAGTGGGTATGGTGCTCGATAAATCtttcggggccaaatgtcctcccgctggtgtggtgtggaagtttataGAGGGAGTTGCCCTCTCAGATGTCACCCTCGTCTTCTGACCATGATTAAAAAATTACGAGATTGTTGGAGACTGACTAGAAACAAGTCAATTCTCCTTTATACCCTCACAAAAGGCTTTGAAAACAGGAGAAAATTGTTTCTccttaaatgttaattttttaccAATTTCAAAGGTTTTCGATGCTCCTCTCAATCATTCTTGATTTCCCTTGgtaaatcattataaaaactttctgtcatatatttttctgtagtttatatcaaactggatttttaaaaaatcaattattataatacaaaaataaaatatttaagaaaaaaaaacacaaagaaaacATGTTCATAAGTACAATTCTTTGTATTCTCTGCATGCTTTCAGTAGAAACTACCATTTTGGTTTTGATTATAACCCCGGCCCATCAATGCAGAATGTCTATTAGAACGGAAGTTTTCTTTGATGATATACTCATTCTAATAAACCAATGTAATGTCGCATTTTCTTCACTTGGTAAATTAACAATTCAAGAAACaaaatcagcaaaatatttttttcattcgtttaCTGCGCACATAGTCTATAAAAATTCTgtagcaatatttatttcaatgtcaGTTTCATTATTATGATACCTTTGTTTCTTATCTTGCAGAGGTTTAGTTTAGcttgatttagttatattaaagcaacactagggctattttgtgaagaatctcgtaattttgaatatgAGCTGGCACCTCTTACCCAAGCTTTCACACCAAACAGCCCCGACAGATCGGCGCGCACCAGATCCGCTAACGCGACGGTTTTCGGTGGAATCTGGTATCGAAATTGAGACTCCCCTgctccgaagccgaaaccttaccacaaAGCCACCGCTGGCCTCGATTTCACGTGAGAGTTTTACTTTATctagattattttaatatggaCGATTCTGAGTTAGGCGCCACCTCGAATGATAATGCGCTTGCTCATAGCTCAGACATCTTACGATACgtaatgttttttaagaaaaaatgtttcatccGTTTCCATTGAAAGAATAGGATTATCTATGATGTTTTACACATTCTTAaactaaacaattacaatttgATGATATGCTTGCAGCCTACACAAATTTGTGCtcaaatttcatcataatttttaacaaagattttaatcttcaaaatattaagagtataaaattataaatctcatTTCTATTTGAAGACCAGAATGCGTTAGCTTTCAATAATCacgaatctaaaaaaataaattgtgtgcTGCCgaaatatatcagtttttttttttttgttcaataatagcTCAATTTCTTTGGTGTTTGATTTTCTTCTACAGCCAACCATCTTTTAATGATGCAGTGGATCTAAATCTTTGTTAGAGTTGCAATTACATATCATCACCACCAATGAAGAGTTCCATGAATAAGCAAAATCATGTGCTGCTTTTTGGTGGAATTCTTCACATTCCATTTAGTTTTGCCGCAAATACACATTAtcgaaataatatctttaaaaaaaataaagattcactACTTTTTAATGTAATGGAAGAAAAATCTATTGTTATCAAGTTGCACAATTGTAAAATTGGAAGTCATATATAAGAATGGATATTTCAACAACTATGAATAGTTTTGACCCTGGTTATTCTCCATCTTACTAGTAAGAGAAACACTTTAAGCTACATTCTGATATCGAGATGACTAacgaaaaacattcaaatatgcTTTACATTTTAGGTTTATattcaatatgaaattaaaatcaaaaccatCAAAATGCTGTTCATCACTTTAAAAagctaatacaaaattttaatcaaataatttccaaaaaagtgttttattttatttttttcgatcaTAAGAGAATTTAATTAACAGGAATTAGAAATTCCagaaagaaagtaatttattatttttaattttatgaagcaAGAATTTGTATTGAAGAGAAAAATGTCAAAAGTCTTTAATTTCTTATGTTGTAGGTTTACCTGAGTGCCCGGTCTGGGGCTCATGTTGTAAACCGAGTAGGCCTAAATGGAATTCCGTACGATTACACCATGCTCCGACCTTACTTATACCAGTTGATGGACGTATTTCCTACCAAATTTGTAAGCTGGTGTTTCGAAACAGGATATCTAGATGTACAATTTAATCACAAACTGTATCCTGTTGTGCCCAAacatcatatattaaataaagatccATCAGTCACCAgcaatttttcagcaaaattgaTCTGTGGAGCAATCATTCAAAAACCTGGTATCCAGCATTTCACAGAAGACGGTGTCCTTTTCGAAGGTGAAACAGAAGTCACGAAAGCTGATGTCGTAATCATGGCTACAGGATATACATGGAAATTTCCATTCCTCGAAGAAGGTATTTTAATTACAGAGGAAGATAGAATCGATTTGTACAAATGCATATTTCCAATACAACTAAAACACCCAACTCTAGCAATCATTGGGTTTGCTCTTCCATTTGGCCCAGGTTTTCCTATAGGAGAACTACAGTGTAGGTGGGTCACTCAAGTTTTTGCTGGTAAATGCAAACTTCCATcgcaaaagaaaatgtttaaagatgTCAAGAAAAGATACGAAGCGAATGTGGCAAGATACGGCCGGAGTGAAAAGGTATCGATAAAGGTGGACTATATTCAATACTGTGATGAATTAGCTGCTGAATTTGGAGCAAAGCCAAACCTTTCAAAGTACTTTTTTAGCGAcatcaaattatattcaaaaattatgtttgggCCCAGTCTTTCATATCAATACAGACTGCAGGGACCTCACCCTTGGGATGGAGCCAGAGAAGCTATAATGACGAGCGAAAAGAGAATGCTTTACCCTTTGGCAAGGAGAGATTCGAAGGTTCATGAAAATGCCTTCAAGAAATTTGCTAGAAAGACATTATCGGCTACGGTATTTTGACTTAACCTGAATTATAGTTAAATCTGTGAAAGTGAAATCTGCAACTTACAATATTTTGAACTTACTAAAGTGAATTTTGCAACTTACTAAAGTTGTTTTTGGTAAATTGCTATGTATGATAtccttttaatttgtaaaaatttgatatgaGCATTTACTTGTAACTACGAATGAACTGTaataaacttacaattttttttattcttcttttctaataCTCCTTTCAAGTCTTCTAGCTCATCAACAATCTCACTTCATCTAAATCAgcagctaaatagaattaaaatatagattatatcTGTTATCGCTCAATTAGTTTGAAAATAGCTGTTCATATAATTGATTATGAAATTACCCAAACGTTTCTAAATGtttcctaaattatttattttttatttattttgtttaagtatttataaatcttttatcgAAGTATAagcttatttttaagaatatatttttatcaatggaAAGGAATCGTGATTTAAGAAGCGTAAcagacatttacaatttttttatgaatttttaatattaaattttgctttaatataagttttaaaattgattttaaaaattcttaattcttttagaatccaagcaatgcattttttatattagattcaTAATAATTTAGGATCTGATTTATGAACGAATTGGAGGAGATGTCAGCCTACCTTGATGTCCACACAGACTCTGTGAGGAAATACTTTTCTCACATATCACAATTATGATAATAGGTCTTCCTGCTTGTGAAACAGACATATTGATAGTTGTTGAGAATTTCAATCGATGGTCATTAATCACAGCATAACATGGTCTTAAAAgcttaatgaaacaaaataattttaagtttcaaatttcgaAGACTTAGGATTTAGAAGTTTCACATAGTTCTGTTTATTCTGTTATGGACCTCAATAAAATTGGAACATAAGGTTTGAACTTGAACgtgaaagataaattattaactttcgactaaaacagtaattttcttatttaatcgatgcatgttcataaaaatatgagGGAAAAGATTGAACCAATAAGTTTCAAAGTCTACGTAATGAATGACATATGAATTTGCTTCATAATatgaaaagttttcagaaaaatttctctaatttccctacattttttttctaattttataaaaacttctatAA
It encodes:
- the LOC129963089 gene encoding flavin-containing monooxygenase 2-like, translated to MASINKRIAIIGGGIAGIASLVALKEEGCFDMICFEKTDKYGGTWNYREEPIVSVGSIMPTTHFVVSKELSAISNFPPPKEYNNFMKHDQIFEYVEEYAKRHDVLKHIQCNSEVTEVKRHDDFEETGRWTVTVKNILSEEITTGVYDGVMICIGHINRPIIPSYPGQDLFKGNLFHSHSLKGVEPYRDKTVVVVGMGCSGLDAAIETSNVAKQVYLSARSGAHVVNRVGLNGIPYDYTMLRPYLYQLMDVFPTKFVSWCFETGYLDVQFNHKLYPVVPKHHILNKDPSVTSNFSAKLICGAIIQKPGIQHFTEDGVLFEGETEVTKADVVIMATGYTWKFPFLEEGILITEEDRIDLYKCIFPIQLKHPTLAIIGFALPFGPGFPIGELQCRWVTQVFAGKCKLPSQKKMFKDVKKRYEANVARYGRSEKVSIKVDYIQYCDELAAEFGAKPNLSKYFFSDIKLYSKIMFGPSLSYQYRLQGPHPWDGAREAIMTSEKRMLYPLARRDSKVHENAFKKFARKTLSATVF